The Dunckerocampus dactyliophorus isolate RoL2022-P2 chromosome 1, RoL_Ddac_1.1, whole genome shotgun sequence genome has a segment encoding these proteins:
- the LOC129181046 gene encoding serine/threonine-protein kinase 38 isoform X2, producing MAMTGQSSCSSMSNHTKERVTMAKVTLENFYSNLIAQHEEREMRQQKLEKVMDQEGLADEEKRIRRSQHARKETEFLRLKRTRLGLEDFESLKVIGRGAFGEVRLVQKKDTGHVYAMKILRKADMLEKEQVGHIRAERDILVEADSLWVVKMFYSFQDKMNLYLIMEFLPGGDMMTLLMKKDTLTEEATQFYIAETVLAIDSIHQLGFIHRDIKPDNLLLDSRGHVKLSDFGLCTGLKRAHRTEFYKNLNHSLPSDLTFQNMNSKRKAETWKRNRRQLAFSTVGTPDYIAPEVFLQNGYNKLCDWWSLGVIMYEMLIGYPPFCSETPQETYRKVMNWRETLTFPPEVPISEKAKDLILRFCCEEEHRTGAVGVEEIKSNPFFEGVDYDHIRERPAAIPIEIKSIDDTSNFDEFPDSDILTPTATQVSNHSDADLKNKDWVFINYTYKRFEGLTARGAIPSYMKSTKR from the exons ATGGCAATGACGGGCCAGAGCTCATGCTCCTCCATGAGTAACCACACCAAGGAACGGGTCACTATGGCCAAGGTGACCTTGGAGAACTTCTACAGCAACCTCATTGCCCAGCACGAAGAGCGAGAGATGAG GCAACAGAAACTGGAGAAAGTGATGGATCAAGAAGGCCTGGCTGATGAAGAG AAACGCATTCGCCGTTCTCAGCACGCCAGGAAAGAAACTGAATTTCTTCGCCTGAAGCGGACCCGACTCGGTCTGGAAGACTTTGAGTCGCTGAAGGTGATCGGCCGTGGAGCTTTTGGAGAG GTGCGTCTGGTACAGAAGAAGGACACGGGCCATGTCTACGCCATGAAGATCCTTCGCAAAGCTGACATGCTGGAAAAAGAACAG GTGGGTCACATACGTGCTGAGCGGGACATCCTGGTGGAGGCAGACAGCCTGTGGGTGGTCAAGATGTTCTACAGCTTCCAGGACAAGATGAACCTCTACCTCATCATGGAGTTTCTGCCAGGGG GGGACATGATGACCCTCTTGATGAAGAAGGACACTCTGACAGAGGAGGCCACTCAGTTCTACATCGCAGAGACGGTCCTGGCCATCGATTCCATCCACCAGCTGGGCTTCATCCACAGAGACATCAAGCCAGACAACCTCCTGCTGGACTCCAGG GGTCATGTGAAGCTGTCTGACTTTGGATTGTGCACGGGACTTAAGAGAGCACACCGGACAGAATTCTACAAGAACCTGAACCATAGCTTGCCCAGTGACCTCA CTTTTCAGAACATGAACTCCAAGAGGAAAGCAGAGACCTGGAAGAGAAACAGGAGGCAGCTG GCGTTCTCCACTGTGGGAACACCAGACTACATCGCCCCTGAGGTTTTCTTGCAGAACGGATACAACAAGCTGTGTGATTGGTGGAGCCTGGGTGTCATCATGTATGAGATGCTCATTG GCTATCCGCCATTCTGCTCGGAGACGCCTCAAGAGACGTACAGGAAAGTCATGAACTGGCGGGAGACGCTCACATTCCCTCCAGAAGTGCCTATTTCAGAGAAGGCCAAAGACCTCATCCTCAG GTTCTGCTGTGAAGAGGAACACAGGACAGGTGCTGTTGGTGTGGAGGAAATCAAGTCCAATCCATTCTTTGAGGGTGTAGACTATGACCATATCAG AGAGAGACCTGCAGCCATCCCCATTGAGATCAAAAGCATCGATGACACGTCAAACTTTGACGAATTCCCAGATTCGGATATCCTCACACCAACAG CCACTCAGGTGTCCAACCACTCAGACGCCGACCTGAAGAATAAGGACTGGGTGTTCATCAACTACACCTACAAGCGCTTTGAAGGCCTCACCGCTCGGGGAGCGATACCATCCTACATGAAGTCCACCAAGAGATga
- the LOC129181046 gene encoding serine/threonine-protein kinase 38 isoform X1, with product MAMTGQSSCSSMSNHTKERVTMAKVTLENFYSNLIAQHEEREMRQQKLEKVMDQEGLADEEKRIRRSQHARKETEFLRLKRTRLGLEDFESLKVIGRGAFGEVRLVQKKDTGHVYAMKILRKADMLEKEQVGHIRAERDILVEADSLWVVKMFYSFQDKMNLYLIMEFLPGGDMMTLLMKKDTLTEEATQFYIAETVLAIDSIHQLGFIHRDIKPDNLLLDSRGHVKLSDFGLCTGLKRAHRTEFYKNLNHSLPSDLSKQTFQNMNSKRKAETWKRNRRQLAFSTVGTPDYIAPEVFLQNGYNKLCDWWSLGVIMYEMLIGYPPFCSETPQETYRKVMNWRETLTFPPEVPISEKAKDLILRFCCEEEHRTGAVGVEEIKSNPFFEGVDYDHIRERPAAIPIEIKSIDDTSNFDEFPDSDILTPTATQVSNHSDADLKNKDWVFINYTYKRFEGLTARGAIPSYMKSTKR from the exons ATGGCAATGACGGGCCAGAGCTCATGCTCCTCCATGAGTAACCACACCAAGGAACGGGTCACTATGGCCAAGGTGACCTTGGAGAACTTCTACAGCAACCTCATTGCCCAGCACGAAGAGCGAGAGATGAG GCAACAGAAACTGGAGAAAGTGATGGATCAAGAAGGCCTGGCTGATGAAGAG AAACGCATTCGCCGTTCTCAGCACGCCAGGAAAGAAACTGAATTTCTTCGCCTGAAGCGGACCCGACTCGGTCTGGAAGACTTTGAGTCGCTGAAGGTGATCGGCCGTGGAGCTTTTGGAGAG GTGCGTCTGGTACAGAAGAAGGACACGGGCCATGTCTACGCCATGAAGATCCTTCGCAAAGCTGACATGCTGGAAAAAGAACAG GTGGGTCACATACGTGCTGAGCGGGACATCCTGGTGGAGGCAGACAGCCTGTGGGTGGTCAAGATGTTCTACAGCTTCCAGGACAAGATGAACCTCTACCTCATCATGGAGTTTCTGCCAGGGG GGGACATGATGACCCTCTTGATGAAGAAGGACACTCTGACAGAGGAGGCCACTCAGTTCTACATCGCAGAGACGGTCCTGGCCATCGATTCCATCCACCAGCTGGGCTTCATCCACAGAGACATCAAGCCAGACAACCTCCTGCTGGACTCCAGG GGTCATGTGAAGCTGTCTGACTTTGGATTGTGCACGGGACTTAAGAGAGCACACCGGACAGAATTCTACAAGAACCTGAACCATAGCTTGCCCAGTGACCTCAGTAAGCAAA CTTTTCAGAACATGAACTCCAAGAGGAAAGCAGAGACCTGGAAGAGAAACAGGAGGCAGCTG GCGTTCTCCACTGTGGGAACACCAGACTACATCGCCCCTGAGGTTTTCTTGCAGAACGGATACAACAAGCTGTGTGATTGGTGGAGCCTGGGTGTCATCATGTATGAGATGCTCATTG GCTATCCGCCATTCTGCTCGGAGACGCCTCAAGAGACGTACAGGAAAGTCATGAACTGGCGGGAGACGCTCACATTCCCTCCAGAAGTGCCTATTTCAGAGAAGGCCAAAGACCTCATCCTCAG GTTCTGCTGTGAAGAGGAACACAGGACAGGTGCTGTTGGTGTGGAGGAAATCAAGTCCAATCCATTCTTTGAGGGTGTAGACTATGACCATATCAG AGAGAGACCTGCAGCCATCCCCATTGAGATCAAAAGCATCGATGACACGTCAAACTTTGACGAATTCCCAGATTCGGATATCCTCACACCAACAG CCACTCAGGTGTCCAACCACTCAGACGCCGACCTGAAGAATAAGGACTGGGTGTTCATCAACTACACCTACAAGCGCTTTGAAGGCCTCACCGCTCGGGGAGCGATACCATCCTACATGAAGTCCACCAAGAGATga